Proteins from a single region of Macaca fascicularis isolate 582-1 chromosome 17, T2T-MFA8v1.1:
- the ERCC5 gene encoding DNA excision repair protein ERCC-5 isoform X2, whose translation MKEFTKRRRTLFEAMPEESNDFSQYQLKGLLKKNYLNQHIEHVQKEMNQQHSGHIRRQYEDEGGFLKEVESRRVVSEDTSHYILIKGIQAKTVAEVDSESLPSSSKMHSMSFDVKPSPCEKLKTEKEPDATPPSPRTLLAMQTALMGSSSEEELDSENRRQSHERNAPAAVDEGSISPRTLSAIQRALDDDEDVKVCAGDDVQMGGPGAEEMHINSSTENSNEGLKVRDGKGMPFTATLVSSSASSAEEHGASTNEGREPTDSVPKEQMSLVHVGTEAFPISDESMVKDRKDRLPLESAVVRHSDALGLPSGRELTPAPPTCTNSVSKNETHAEVLEQQKELCPYESKFDSYVLSSDDETKCKPNSASELIGPVSLQETSSTVSVPSEAVGNVENVVSFNTKEHENFLDTIQEQQTTESAGQDLISIPKAAEPMEIDSEESESDGSFIEVQSVISDEELQAELHETSKPPSEQGEEELIGTREEEAPAEPESLLRDNPEREDVDGEPQEAEKDAEDSLHEWQDINLEELETLESNLLAQQNSLKAEKQQQERIAATVTGQMFLESQELLRLFGIPYIQAPMEAEAQCAILDLTDQTSGTITDDSDIWLFGARHVYKNFFNKNKFVEYYQYVDFHNQLGLDRNKLINLAYLLGSDYTEGIPTVGCVTAMEILNEFPGHGLEPLLKFSEWWHEAQKNPKIRPNPHDTKVKKKLRTLQLTPGFPNPAVAEAYLKPVVDDSKGSFLWGKPDLEKIREFCQRYFGWNRTKTDESLFPVLKQLDAQQTQLRIDSFFRLAQQEKEDAKRIKSQRLNRAVTCMLRKEREAVASEIEAVSVAMEKEFEILDEAKGKTQKRGITNTLEESSSLKRKRLSDSKGKNTCGGFLGETCLSESSDGSSSEDAESLMNVQRRRAAKEPKISASDSQNSVKEAPVKNGGVTTSSSSDDDGGKEKTVLVTARSVFGKKRGKLRRARGRKRKT comes from the exons ATGAAAGAGTTCACCAAGCGCAGAAGAACATTATTTGAAGCAATGCCAGAG gaGTCCAATGACTTTTCACAGTACCAACTCAAAGGCTTGCTTAAAAAAAACTATCTGAACCAGCACATAGAACATGTCCAAAAGGAAATGAATCAGCAACATTCAGGACACATCCGAAGGCAGTATGAAGATGAAGGGGGCTTTCTGAAGGAGGTAGAGTCAAGGAGAGTGGTCTCTGAAGACACTTCACATTACATCTTGATAAAAG GTATTCAAGCTAAGACAGTTGCAGAAGTGGATTCAGAGTCTCTTCCTTCTTCCAGCAAAATGCACAGCATGTCTTTTGACGTGAAGCCATCTCCATGTGAAAAACTGAAGACGGAGAAAGAGCCTGATGCTACCCCTCCTTCTCCAAGAACTTTACTAGCCATGCAAACTGCCCTGATGGGAAGTAGCTCAGAAGAGGAGCTGGACAGTGAGAATCGAAGGCAGTCCCATGAGAGGAATGCACCTGCTGCTGTAGACGAAGGCTCCATATCACCCCGGACTCTTTCAGCTATTCAGAGAGCTCTTGATGATGACGAAGATGTGAAAGTGTGTGCTGGAGACGATGTGCAGATGGGAGGGCCAGGAGCAGAAGAAATGCATATAAACAGCTCCACCGAGAACAGTAACGAAGGACTTAAAGTGAGAGATGGAAAAGGAATGCCGTTTACCGCAACACTCGTGTCATCCAGTGCCAGCTCTGCAGAGGAGCATGGAGCCAGCACTAATGAGGGGAGAGAGCCCACAGACTCAGTTCCAAAAGAACAAATGTCACTTGTTCACGTGGGGACTGAAGCCTTTCCAATAAGTGATGAGTCTATGGTTAAGGACAGAAAAGATCGACTGCCTCTGGAGAGTGCAGTGGTTAGACATAGTGACGCACTTGGACTCCCGAGTGGAAGGGAACTGACACCGGCACCTCCAACTTGTACAAATTCTGTGTCAAAGAATGAAACACATGCTGAAGTGCTTGAGCAACAGAAAGAACTTTGCCCATATGAGAGTAAATTCGATTCCTATGTTCTTTCAAGTGATGATGAAACAAAATGTAAACCAAATTCTGCTTCTGAACTCATTGGCCCTGTCAGTTTGCAAGAAACGAGTAGCACAGTAAGTGTCCCTTCAGAGGCAGTAGGTAATGTAGAAAATGTGGTGTCATTTAATACTAAAGAGCATGAGAATTTTCTGGACACCATCCAAGAACAGCAGACCACTGAATCTGCAGGCCAGGATTTGATTTCGATTCCGAAGGCCGCGGAACCAATGGAAATTGACTCAGAAGAAAGTGAATCTGATG GAAGTTTCATTGAAGTGCAAAGTGTGATTAGTGATGAGGAACTTCAAGCAGAATTGCATGAAACGTCCAAACCTCCCTCAGAACAAGGCGAAGAGGAACTGATAGGAACTAGGGAGGAAGAAGCCCCTGCTGAGCCTGAGAGCCTCCTGAGGGACAACCCTGAGAGGGAGGACGTGGATGGTGAGCCACAGGAAGCTGAGAAAGATGCGGAAGATTCACTCCATGAATGGCAAGATATTAATTTG GAGGAGTTAGAAACTCTGGAGAGCAACCTCTTAGCACAACAGAATTCACTGAAAGCTGAAAAACAGCAGCAAGAACGAATCGCTGCTACTGTCACCGGACAGATGTTCCTGGAAAGCCAG GAACTCCTGCGCCTGTTCGGCATTCCCTACATCCAGGCTCCCATGGAAGCAGAGGCGCAGTGCGCCATCCTGGACCTGACCGATCAGACTTCCGGAACCATCACTGATGACAGTGATATCTGGCTGTTTGGAGCACGGCATGtctataaaaacttttttaataaaaacaagtttgTTGAATATTATCAATATGTGGACTTTCACAATCAATTAG GATTGGACCGGAATAAGTTAATAAATTTGGCCTATTTGCTTGGAAGTGATTATACCGAAGGAATACCAACTGTGGGTTGTGTAACCGCCATGGAAATTCTCAATGAATTCCCTGGGCATGGCCTGGAACCTCTCCTAAAATTCTC AGAATGGTGGCATGAAGCTCAAAAAAATCCAAAGATAAGACCTAATCCTCATGACaccaaagtgaaaaaaaaattacggACATTGCAACTCACCCCTGGCTTTCCTAACCCAGCTGTTGCCGAGGCCTACCTCAAACCCGTGGTGGATGACTCGAAGGGATCCTTTCTGTGGGGGAAACCTGATCTCGAAAAAATTAGAGA ATTTTGTCAGCGGTATTTCGGCTGGAACAGAACGAAGACAGATGAATCTCTGTTTCCTGTATTAAAGCAACTTGATGCCCAGCAG acaCAGCTCCGAATTGATTCCTTCTTTAGATTAGCACAACAGGAGAAAGAAGATGCTAAACGTATTAAGAGCCAGAGACTAAACAGAGCTGTGACATGTATgctaaggaaagagagagaagcagtaGCCAGTGAAATAGAAGCAGTTTCTGTTGCTATGGAGAAAGAATTTGAGATACTTgatgaggcaaaaggaaaaaccCAGAAGAGAGGCATAACAAATACATTGGAGGAGTCATCAAGCCTGAAAAGAAAGAGGCTTTCAGATTCTAAAGGAAAGAATACGTGTGGTGGATTTTTGGGGGAGACCTGCCTCTCAGAATCATCTGATGGATCTTCAAGTGAGGATGCTGAAAGTTTAATGAATGTACAAAGGAGAAGAGCGGCGAAAGAGCCAAAAATCAGTGCTTCAGATTCGCAGAACTCAGTGAAGGAAGCTCCTGTGAAGAATGGAGGTGTGACCACCAGCAGCTCTAGTGATGATGACggagggaaagagaagacagTCCTTGTGACTGCCAGATCTGTGtttgggaagaaaagagggaaactGAGACGTGcaaggggaagaaaaaggaaaacctaa
- the ERCC5 gene encoding DNA excision repair protein ERCC-5 isoform X3, translating into MHSMSFDVKPSPCEKLKTEKEPDATPPSPRTLLAMQTALMGSSSEEELDSENRRQSHERNAPAAVDEGSISPRTLSAIQRALDDDEDVKVCAGDDVQMGGPGAEEMHINSSTENSNEGLKVRDGKGMPFTATLVSSSASSAEEHGASTNEGREPTDSVPKEQMSLVHVGTEAFPISDESMVKDRKDRLPLESAVVRHSDALGLPSGRELTPAPPTCTNSVSKNETHAEVLEQQKELCPYESKFDSYVLSSDDETKCKPNSASELIGPVSLQETSSTVSVPSEAVGNVENVVSFNTKEHENFLDTIQEQQTTESAGQDLISIPKAAEPMEIDSEESESDGSFIEVQSVISDEELQAELHETSKPPSEQGEEELIGTREEEAPAEPESLLRDNPEREDVDGEPQEAEKDAEDSLHEWQDINLEELETLESNLLAQQNSLKAEKQQQERIAATVTGQMFLESQELLRLFGIPYIQAPMEAEAQCAILDLTDQTSGTITDDSDIWLFGARHVYKNFFNKNKFVEYYQYVDFHNQLGLDRNKLINLAYLLGSDYTEGIPTVGCVTAMEILNEFPGHGLEPLLKFSEWWHEAQKNPKIRPNPHDTKVKKKLRTLQLTPGFPNPAVAEAYLKPVVDDSKGSFLWGKPDLEKIREFCQRYFGWNRTKTDESLFPVLKQLDAQQTQLRIDSFFRLAQQEKEDAKRIKSQRLNRAVTCMLRKEREAVASEIEAVSVAMEKEFEILDEAKGKTQKRGITNTLEESSSLKRKRLSDSKGKNTCGGFLGETCLSESSDGSSSEDAESLMNVQRRRAAKEPKISASDSQNSVKEAPVKNGGVTTSSSSDDDGGKEKTVLVTARSVFGKKRGKLRRARGRKRKT; encoded by the exons ATGCACAGCATGTCTTTTGACGTGAAGCCATCTCCATGTGAAAAACTGAAGACGGAGAAAGAGCCTGATGCTACCCCTCCTTCTCCAAGAACTTTACTAGCCATGCAAACTGCCCTGATGGGAAGTAGCTCAGAAGAGGAGCTGGACAGTGAGAATCGAAGGCAGTCCCATGAGAGGAATGCACCTGCTGCTGTAGACGAAGGCTCCATATCACCCCGGACTCTTTCAGCTATTCAGAGAGCTCTTGATGATGACGAAGATGTGAAAGTGTGTGCTGGAGACGATGTGCAGATGGGAGGGCCAGGAGCAGAAGAAATGCATATAAACAGCTCCACCGAGAACAGTAACGAAGGACTTAAAGTGAGAGATGGAAAAGGAATGCCGTTTACCGCAACACTCGTGTCATCCAGTGCCAGCTCTGCAGAGGAGCATGGAGCCAGCACTAATGAGGGGAGAGAGCCCACAGACTCAGTTCCAAAAGAACAAATGTCACTTGTTCACGTGGGGACTGAAGCCTTTCCAATAAGTGATGAGTCTATGGTTAAGGACAGAAAAGATCGACTGCCTCTGGAGAGTGCAGTGGTTAGACATAGTGACGCACTTGGACTCCCGAGTGGAAGGGAACTGACACCGGCACCTCCAACTTGTACAAATTCTGTGTCAAAGAATGAAACACATGCTGAAGTGCTTGAGCAACAGAAAGAACTTTGCCCATATGAGAGTAAATTCGATTCCTATGTTCTTTCAAGTGATGATGAAACAAAATGTAAACCAAATTCTGCTTCTGAACTCATTGGCCCTGTCAGTTTGCAAGAAACGAGTAGCACAGTAAGTGTCCCTTCAGAGGCAGTAGGTAATGTAGAAAATGTGGTGTCATTTAATACTAAAGAGCATGAGAATTTTCTGGACACCATCCAAGAACAGCAGACCACTGAATCTGCAGGCCAGGATTTGATTTCGATTCCGAAGGCCGCGGAACCAATGGAAATTGACTCAGAAGAAAGTGAATCTGATG GAAGTTTCATTGAAGTGCAAAGTGTGATTAGTGATGAGGAACTTCAAGCAGAATTGCATGAAACGTCCAAACCTCCCTCAGAACAAGGCGAAGAGGAACTGATAGGAACTAGGGAGGAAGAAGCCCCTGCTGAGCCTGAGAGCCTCCTGAGGGACAACCCTGAGAGGGAGGACGTGGATGGTGAGCCACAGGAAGCTGAGAAAGATGCGGAAGATTCACTCCATGAATGGCAAGATATTAATTTG GAGGAGTTAGAAACTCTGGAGAGCAACCTCTTAGCACAACAGAATTCACTGAAAGCTGAAAAACAGCAGCAAGAACGAATCGCTGCTACTGTCACCGGACAGATGTTCCTGGAAAGCCAG GAACTCCTGCGCCTGTTCGGCATTCCCTACATCCAGGCTCCCATGGAAGCAGAGGCGCAGTGCGCCATCCTGGACCTGACCGATCAGACTTCCGGAACCATCACTGATGACAGTGATATCTGGCTGTTTGGAGCACGGCATGtctataaaaacttttttaataaaaacaagtttgTTGAATATTATCAATATGTGGACTTTCACAATCAATTAG GATTGGACCGGAATAAGTTAATAAATTTGGCCTATTTGCTTGGAAGTGATTATACCGAAGGAATACCAACTGTGGGTTGTGTAACCGCCATGGAAATTCTCAATGAATTCCCTGGGCATGGCCTGGAACCTCTCCTAAAATTCTC AGAATGGTGGCATGAAGCTCAAAAAAATCCAAAGATAAGACCTAATCCTCATGACaccaaagtgaaaaaaaaattacggACATTGCAACTCACCCCTGGCTTTCCTAACCCAGCTGTTGCCGAGGCCTACCTCAAACCCGTGGTGGATGACTCGAAGGGATCCTTTCTGTGGGGGAAACCTGATCTCGAAAAAATTAGAGA ATTTTGTCAGCGGTATTTCGGCTGGAACAGAACGAAGACAGATGAATCTCTGTTTCCTGTATTAAAGCAACTTGATGCCCAGCAG acaCAGCTCCGAATTGATTCCTTCTTTAGATTAGCACAACAGGAGAAAGAAGATGCTAAACGTATTAAGAGCCAGAGACTAAACAGAGCTGTGACATGTATgctaaggaaagagagagaagcagtaGCCAGTGAAATAGAAGCAGTTTCTGTTGCTATGGAGAAAGAATTTGAGATACTTgatgaggcaaaaggaaaaaccCAGAAGAGAGGCATAACAAATACATTGGAGGAGTCATCAAGCCTGAAAAGAAAGAGGCTTTCAGATTCTAAAGGAAAGAATACGTGTGGTGGATTTTTGGGGGAGACCTGCCTCTCAGAATCATCTGATGGATCTTCAAGTGAGGATGCTGAAAGTTTAATGAATGTACAAAGGAGAAGAGCGGCGAAAGAGCCAAAAATCAGTGCTTCAGATTCGCAGAACTCAGTGAAGGAAGCTCCTGTGAAGAATGGAGGTGTGACCACCAGCAGCTCTAGTGATGATGACggagggaaagagaagacagTCCTTGTGACTGCCAGATCTGTGtttgggaagaaaagagggaaactGAGACGTGcaaggggaagaaaaaggaaaacctaa